One genomic region from Pseudochaenichthys georgianus chromosome 15, fPseGeo1.2, whole genome shotgun sequence encodes:
- the ciao2b gene encoding cytosolic iron-sulfur assembly component 2B, with product MSGGTTLENANPVIFQRSGERLLADTDADEDVHDPIDDREIFDLIRSINDPEHPLSLEELNVLEQVRVKVNDAESSVDVQFTPTIPHCSMATLIGLSIKVKLLRSLPERFKIDVSITPGTHASEEAVNKQLADKERVAAALENSSLLEVVNQCLTNKST from the exons ATGTCTGGAGGAACCACTCTGGAGAACGCTAACCCGGTGATCTTCCAGCGGTCCGGAGAGAGGCTTCTGGCGGACACAGACGCGGATGAAGACGTCCATGATCCCATCGACGATAGAGAGATCTTCG ATCTGATCAGATCCATCAACGACCCGGAGCATCCTCTGTCTCTGGAGGAACTCAACGTGTTGgagcaagtccgagtcaag GTTAATGATGCAGAGAGCAGTGTGGACGTCCAGTTCACTCCCACAATCCCCCACTGCAGCATGGCGACGCTCATCGGTCTGTCAATCAAAGTGAAGCTGCTTCGCTCCCTGCCCGAAAGGTTCaaa ATTGATGTCAGCATTACACCCGGGACGCACGCCTCAGAGGAAGCAG TGAACAAGCAGCTGGCGGACAAAGAGAGAGTGGCAGCAGCGTTGGAGAACTCCTCTCTGCTGGAGGTGGTCAACCAGTGCCTCACCAACAAGAGCACCTga